In one window of Rhinopithecus roxellana isolate Shanxi Qingling chromosome 15, ASM756505v1, whole genome shotgun sequence DNA:
- the LOC104665216 gene encoding olfactory receptor 51G2-like, with protein MVNLGGQLLPGITTFSCNTSTSGQSTFLLTGFPGLEASHRWVSIPINLLCVVSILGNNIILFLICTDPALREPMYIFLSMLAASDLGLCASTFPTMVHLFWLGARELRFDLCAAQVFFIHAFTYVESSVLLTMAFDHFIAIRDSLHYATILTRSATAKVGTAILVRAVLLHFPGPILLQQLLFPKISTLSHCYCLHCDLVGLACSDTQINSLVGLVYILFSLCLDSFLIMLSYALILRTVRGIASPGERLKALNTCVSHLCIVLIFYLPKLGLSVLHRVGKHSYPALAVLMANLHFLVPPFMNPIVYCIKSRQIRQSLLKRFQQKRIDAF; from the exons ATGGTGAATTTG GGTGGACAACTACTGCCTGGAATCACCACGTTCTCCTGCAACACCAGCACTTCTGGTCAGTCTACCTTCCTCCTCACTGGTTTTCCAGGCCTGGAAGCCTCTCATCGTTGGGTTTCCATCCCCATCAACCTCCTCTGTGTGGTTTCCATCCTGGGTAACAATATCATCCTCTTCCTGATCTGCACAGATCCAGCCTTACGTGAACCCATGTATATCTTCCTGTCCATGTTGGCAGCCTCTGATCTGGGCCTCTGTGCCTCCACCTTCCCCACCATGGTgcatctcttctggcttggagctCGTGAGCTGCGCTTTGATCTCTGTGCAGCACAGGTGTTCTTCATCCATGCCTTCACCTATGTGGAGTCCAGTGTACTGCTGACCATGGCCTTTGATCACTTTATTGCCATACGGGACTCTCTGCATTATGCCACAATCCTTACCCGCTCAGCCACAGCCAAAGTGGGAACTGCcattctggtgagggctgttcTGCTCCACTTCCCGGGACCTATCCTCCTGCAGCAACTGCTCTTTCCCAAGATCAGCACTCTCTCTCACTGCTACTGCCTGCATTGTGACCTTGTGGGGTTGGCCTGCTCAGACACCCAGATCAATAGCCTGGTTGGCCTGGTTTACATCCTCTTCTCACTGTGCCTTGACTCCTTCCTCATCATGCTCTCATATGCCCTGATCCTACGAACCGTGCGGGGCATCGCATCACCTGGGGAACGGCTCAAGGCACTCAACACGTGTGTCTCACACCTCTGCATTGTTCTCATCTTTTATTTGCCCAAATTGGGGCTGTCTGTGTTGCACAGAGTAGGGAAGCACAGCTACCCTGCTCTGGCAGTGCTCATGGCCAACCTACACTTCTTGGTCCCACCCTTCATGAACCCCATTGTGTATTGCATAAAATCTAGGCAGATTCGTCAGAGCCTCCTAAAGCGCTTCCAGCAGAAGAGGATTGATGCTTTCTAG